One stretch of Nycticebus coucang isolate mNycCou1 chromosome 7, mNycCou1.pri, whole genome shotgun sequence DNA includes these proteins:
- the LYPD6 gene encoding ly6/PLAUR domain-containing protein 6, with protein sequence MGPGPALAWLLLLSLLSDCLRATQSRDFTVKDIIYLHPSTTPYPGGFKCFTCEKAADNYECNRWAPDIYCPRETRYCYTQHTMEVTGNSISVTKRCVPLEECLSTGCRDSEHEGHKVCTSCCEGNICNLPLPRNDTDATFSTTSPINQTNGHPHCMSVIVCCLWVWLGLTL encoded by the exons ATGGGACCTGGCCCTGCTCTGGCCTGGCTCCTGCTCCTGAGCCTGCTGTCTGATTGTCTGAGAGCCACCCAGTCCCGAGACTTCACCGTGAAGGACATTATCTACCTCCACCCTtcaa CCACGCCATATCCTGGTGGATTTAAATGTTTCACCTGTGAAAAGGCAGCAGACAATTATGAGTGCAACCGATGGGCTCCGGACATCTACTGTCCTCGAG AGACAAGATACTGCTATACTCAGCACACGATGGAAGTCACAGGAAACAGTATCTCTGTCACTAAACGCTGCGTCCCACTGGAAGAGTGCTTATCCACTGGCTGCAGAGACTCTGAGCATGAAGGCCACAAg gTCTGCACTTCCTGTTGTGAAGGAAATATCTGTAACTTGCCACTCCCCCGAAATGACACTGATGCCACATTTTCCACAACGTCACCCATAAATCAGACAAACGGACACCCACACTGCATGTCAGTGATAGTGTGCTGCTTGTGGGTGTGGTTAGGACTCACGTTATAG
- the LOC128590779 gene encoding 39S ribosomal protein L30, mitochondrial-like → MAGILCTVVQRPLGRLQTVTKGLESLVCTDWIRHKFTKSRIPDKVFQHSPADHEKYGGDPQNPHKLHIVTRIKSTKRRPYWGKDTIKMLGLEKAHAPQVHKNIPSVNAKLKVVKHSIRIKPLKLPQELPTEADMSNTCLKSTGELVIQRHLKPVEQKS, encoded by the exons ATGGCAGGGATTTTGTGTACAGTAGTTCAGAGGCCATTAGGCAGACTACAGACTGTGACAAAAGGCCTGGAGTCTCTTGTTTGTACAGATTGGATTCGTCACAAATTTACCAAGTCAAGAATTCCAGATAAAGTGTTTCAGCATTCACCTGCAGATCATGAAAA g tatggtggGGATCCACAGAACCCCCATAAACTGCATATTGTTACtagaataaaaagtacaaaaagacGTCCATACTGGGGAAAAGATACAATAAAGATGCTTGGATTAGAAAAAGCACATGCCCCTCAAGTTCACAAGAATATCCCTTCGGTGAATGCAAAACTGAAAGTGGTCAAACATTCGATAAGAATCAAGCCCCTGAAGCTGCCACAAGAACTTCCAACAGAGGCAGACATGTCTAACACGTGTCTCAAGAGCACTGGAGAATTAGTAATACAGCGGCACCTGAAACCTGTGGAGCAGAAAAGTTAA